From Punica granatum isolate Tunisia-2019 chromosome 1, ASM765513v2, whole genome shotgun sequence:
TTACCTATGTTGCTCTTCTGGTTGGATGTTCTGTGGTGGGTTTGTAACTAGATTGTGGTTGATGGGAGGTTTGGTTTTTTTGGGAGTAAGATGATAGTTTTTCGTTCTTGATGGAAAGCAAGTTCTTAATGTACTGAATTCGGAAGTGTTTGATTGTTTCGAATTAGTTGCCTCTTCTGCTGGCTATCTGATTGGGTTGGATATTCGTATTGGCTCAGTGGAGCTCTTCGTCTCTTGTGTGTAAGATGATGATTTCTCTCTGTGTTTCGTGGTGAAAGCCGGAAATATTCAACGTCTATGCTGTCCTTATTAGAGTCGAACTCCACGGGGCTATATgttgtttatttattgaaaCACAGAGTGCTTGTTTTTGATGCCTTGCAAGTTGCAACCTATTAACTTCTGCTGATTCGATGGttctttcttgatttttctGCAGGATATGAAGCTCCAAATTTGAGGTGAGTGCAGATGGGAGATGAGTAAAATATGCTACGGTTCAAGTGTATTCTTAGCCACCATGCTCTCCTTTCTAATGGTCCAAGTGAAGTACATTTCTTCCTGTATCGGTTCTGTTTTGTATTTCACCTTACTTGTAGGCCATCGGGCTCCATTATTACTCTATAAAGTTTCATATCTCAAGTATCTCTGCAAGTTTGTGTAAGGATCTCATCTGTCGTATTTTATCTTATACGGTTATACCTCAAATCATGATGACTCCAGTGGGGAAGATGTCTTTGTCTAGTAAGTGATTTGATGAAGTGTACCTTGTTTTTCTCCGGAGGACTAGCTTTTGGTTAAGTTGAAACAAATATATGTTGTTGTTTGTTATACTCTTGTTACTCTTTTGGAGATTCAGTGAACTGCTCTGCAATTCATAGGAAGCTTGCGGACAAGGTTGCAGCAGCTGGGTTCTATGTGGTTGTGCCTGACTATTTTTATGGTGATCCTTATAACCCTGAAAATGCCGAGAGGCCCATTGCAGTTTGGTTAAAAGATCATGGACATGTGAGTTATTTGCCTTGTTTCATGCTAGTAAACTTTCAACTCGAATTAGTTCTATGCATTGTGCGGTGTGCGCTAGTGCATGGCTAGGCTTTACACATGCACAAGTGCACGGCTAGGATTTTGTGTTTAAACTTCAAAAGTCGAGTATTTTGGTGTCTATGTTCTGCATTTGAATTACTTATGGTTCTAATTTGTTCCTGCTGCTGGACTTATATGCctaaatattttctcttttagtGCGGTTGTCTTTTGATTCCCaacaaaaaggagaaaaattaTCCTTTATATGGAATTtctaaagataaaaaaaactgACTCCTGCGAGGACGGTGTTACAGCATAAGGGATTTGAAGATACAAAACCGATCATCGAAGCCCTGAAAAGCCAGGGTTTATCGCCAATTGGTGCTGCTGGTTTTTGCTGGGGCGGTGAGTTATCTTGTTTGCTGTCTATTGTGAAGAATctcaacccccccccccccccccccccccccccccccccccccccccctctttttctttatgttgCTGATCCAACATTCCACTATCCTTCTCAGCTAAGGTTGTGGTTGAGCTAGCAAAGTGTGGACTCATCCAAGCTGCTGTGCTATTGCATCCTTCATTTGTCACTCTTGACGATATCAAGGGTATGCTCATCTACTTTGCCTTCATATTGATGATACAGTTACACTATCAAAGAAAGGAATACTCGCATTGAGATTTGTTGCTCCTCATGCAAATTACCCTGCTTTCCACGTTGATATGTGATCCCCGAAATAAATGCTTCATATGGTTGAGGCTTTAGCCTCTGAGTTGGGCCATTAGTTGTTTTTTCGGCAGTAATGCTTTTCAATTGTGGATTTCCACACGACGAAGCTGGACAATGTTCTGATCGGAAAATTTGTTATACTTTCAGAGGTTAAGGTTCCAATTTCTGTGCTGGGAGCTGAGATAGATCGCATGTCTCCACCAGAACTCTTGAAACAGTTTGAGGAGGCTCTTGCAGCTAAACCCGAGGTAGTAAAgagattcttatttttcttttcagtgtATAAAATGCTTTTGCTTTGTTTATGCATTTGTTAAACAAGTCACCGGGGCTTTTGTTTGATTTTGGAAAATCGTACTTGGTTTGCATGTATCAAATATGTTTTCATTCCATAAGGTTTCAATAAGTTATCTGTATTGTTGGTCTCTTCGAAAGTATATCTCCAGATTTTGGGTCTAAAATACTGTTTGACACTTTTAGGTTGATTCGTTCGTGAAGATTTTCCCAAAAGTTTCACATGGATGGACAGTGAGGTACAATGCAGGAGACGCAGAGGCAGTGAAGTGTGCCGAGGAGGCCCACCTGGATATGACTGAGTGGTTCGTGAAATATCTCAagtaagaaaaacaaaaatattaccAGTCCTAGAATTATTTGGATGGGCAATTTGGTACTGAACAATTGTGGTGTGGTTTGCCATAGGAGTGTGCACGATTACCaggtatacccggaaccggttagaacctacccgttagggtagggtccgggtagctcgtattgaaaatagcgtagggtccgggtattaaaataaggaacAAGTAAAAATTGGTTTCGGTTCCGATTCTTGCATATACCCAGAACCGGAACCGGTACTCAGACTTTACCCccttcccctctctctctcggtggTAGCTTCGCATTCCTTATCGTCGGCAGCCTTGGTTCGGTGATGCGTTGAATTAGCAAGTTCAATCCCcacttcctcctcctcctgcttCTGCAACTTTCAACTGTGTGCAACTTCTTCGTCTCCATCTCCGATCAAGTGAGCCTGTTTCCCTCCTCCATGTTGAGCTCcgttttcttctctttctcgtTGTTCTCTCGATTTTGTGCTCACACATCGGCTAGTTGTCTCTGAGGGATCTCCAATTTAAGCATCCAGCTACCTCTCGATTTCTGGGGAGTTCTCTTAGGGTTTCATTTGCCAGCTTATTGTACGACTGTCGACCACTTTAATCAGCCCTAAGATGTGCAAAATGATTGCTTCACATTCCTTTTGCCCTACGGGGGAGCTAAGTTGATTCTTCCTGGGAATTTTGTGTTTGATGCAATTGCAGTGAATGCTGCAGATTCTAGGCCTCCTTTGTCCGCTAGAAATTGCTTCGGCAGCATGATATGATATTCAAGTCTTCCGATCGATTATGGATTTAAGTAGGGTCTCTGCAAAATTTTCCGTGCTGGGAACTTCTTGTCATACGACCAACAGTGAAATCTAGAGCTCTTTCCTTTAATTGTTGACCACTGGTGTTGTAAACTGCAGTAGGTCTGTATCTTGATATAGCCTGAATGAGGCCTGATCGGTTCTATTTGTCAACGGCCTCGATGTGTCCCCTTGGTGGACTTGATCGGATCTCGGGCTTTATCTGATTCTATCTTGAGTTTCACAATCTTTGTTGTAGATGTAtagtggattaatctaaatctatgtCTGACATTCTGTTTTGTGTAATTATTAGTTATAGATGagacatttttttattttatttaactagacaaaaaaaattacaggttTCAACAGAATACTTGGAACATGTGATATAATACAGGTTTCACATAGGTTTTGGTTTCAAGATTCAACAGGGTAAGGCCCGGTTCtaaaatcttggaaccggtTCCTTATAtaggtagggtccgggtatcatGAAAAATACATGGTAATTCGTAATCGGACCTGAACACTCCTAGTTGCTTTGCTAGACTTGAACATTTGACCGTTACTGGGGATTTCATATGTAAGAGTTAAAAGAAATGGAATACAATTATGCACGGGTTTGTCGATGTTGGCTCATGAGCTTGGTCTGTACTTCACGACCGAGAAACTCATCTCGTGCCTTTGAATGGAGAAAGATAAAATAGATGTGATTGATTTCATTTTTGGGGGAGGTTTGTGTTCATTTCTCATACGCGCATGGAAGAAGCTTGACTATACAGAGTGCAGCCCATAATGTTCATGCAAAATTCTCAGTATAGGCGTGTCGCTGGCTATAGTCTATCAATCATCAACTTTGTTGGGAGTATGTACTTGTCGAATCTTATGGGCCCAAATGAATGAGTTAAGGGAACTTAATTACTTGACAAGGCTATCTGAAGTTAGGAGTACTATTGTATTCATTGGACTGGTTATTTGTCCCTTTTGATCGATTAATTTGAGTACTGCAATCTGTGATGACTTGCTAGAGTTAGAAGCAGTTTGACCACAAGCCCGAGGCTGTAATATTCCGAGTGTGTGCAGCATCAATTTCCCACATAAATTACTCCGATTCCAGCAGCGCGAGAGGGCCCCCTCTGATGTTCGAGTTTTGGTTTTTGTATATAAACTGGTTGAGTCGATTCTACTTTACAAAAGGCTCGGTTGCTTTGATCAGATAGTGGAAGATGTTTTAGCAATAAAAGCGAAAGTGATATGTCGTGCCTGCATTATATATTGTTTTGAACATCCACACTAGATGGAATGCAATGATCATCAATCAATTAGGATGCACTTTAAATTAAGATAGGACATAGGGGAAATTAAACATCTACGACCCAATCGTCCCTACCAGAGAGGTAAGTCGAAGACTTAACCCCGACGTGGAGGCCTGTTCCTAGTGGGATGAGAATCGAGATGACAAGGAACAAGGGCACCCGTGAACCAGCCAGCTAGCTGGCTGGCTGGCTGGCCGCGATGCAACGAACCTTAGTATTGTCTAGTGACTGATCACGCATTTCCTTACCATATATCATAAATCAAGGTGATTGCCAACCACTGGACCAAAAACCATGGGCCGTAGTACCATTTCCGAGGGTACGTGCTCAACGGGTCGTTCCTCAGGAGGTGGAGTAGTGGGAGTTCCCTCCCAGCATCTCGCGCGATATCTTCTTTGAGGATCTTTCCCAGAAacccctcctcctccaccactCGGTTGATCAATATTAATGGCTGCATGGACATCGTCCACCCACTCATTCACTTGACGATGAGCTGCTGGCCGATTAACCATTTGAAGCAATCTAGACCATTTATCGATCCTATAGCTTATCGTCACATGAGGGGATGATGGACCGTGTTAGAGCAACCATTACGTACCTTCGTGCTGTGGAGGAGCTGCCGCGGAAGAACCCCCTCATAAGAAAGTCACACGACGCTGAGAAAAAGCTCCTCCCAACTCCACCCGCCGATATAATACTACCATGCGAGGATTTTGGGCCAGAGTTTGCCTGAGGTCACCTTCTTAGCGAGGTTCATTCCCACGCACCTCCATGTCCTTGGAGTAGTTTAAGACCCGTGCAGCACCTAGGTTCCATGTTCTTTCACCTGTACCTGACCCTCGTTGTTCATGTCACCTAGCAAATGATGGCCTTGGAGATTTCGTATAGGATAGTGATGAgtagaggggagagagagatcatCAATTCATACTGTACAAATTTGAGTTTTGAaggtaattttaatttaatttgatctagtttgatttgaggagaTGAAGATAAAAGTAGTtgatgtgagagaatttaaataacaaaataaaaataataattattgtgttgttcaatttaggaaaaatagttgaatagttaaaagaatttagtattgaaattttaattataataatagttaataaaaagTTAGGGTGTTCAGGTCCagatacctttttttttttttcacgatactcgGACTCAATCCTGTTGAATTTTGGAACCAGAATCTGACGTTGTATTATATCACAAGTCCCGAATACcatgttggaacctgtaaatttttttatctcgctgaataaaataaaaaatatctcatccataatcagtaattacGCAAAACAAAATGTCGAGTAACACTAGTAGAAGGAAAGCAACACCAAAAAGGTCGAAAAATTTGATTGCAAATTGCCTTCAAAACTAATTAGACTTAGCTGAGGAGGGCCCGTCCTGGACTGTATTGATTATGGGCCTTCACCATGGGGGCCCCACCGTCTGTCCTTGTGGGCCAATAGACAAAGCACAGAGCAATCAAGCTCGGAGGCTTCGGCCCAGTCCAAGATCATGGGACTTGTGAATGGTCAATGCCACCGGTTCTTGTTCCGATTATGAGTACCCTATATATAGGAACCGGAATCGAAATCGGTTTTCACcagtttcttattttaatactcGAACGctatcatattttcaataggAGCTACCTGGACCATACTCTAACGGGTGGGTTTTCACTGGTTTAGGGTATATCGGGTATTCGTGCACCtctaagaaaaagtatgagagaAAATTTGAGAGTAAATTACTctagaaatatataataaaaaaaaattaccatgTAACACTTTAGTACAAAAACATTCTTATGTAataatttgatacaaaatgtCACAATTTATTGTAATCAAGCGCACTTCGTCAATTAGCCATTGACGCCCGTCAATAGAGGGAGAAAAGGACGAGAGAGCTGCAGGAAGAGAAGGCCGCGCCCCGGGCGAACGaacatactttttctttcctcACTGCCTCATCAGACCTAGCCATGCCGTGTAAGCATTTATTAAGGTCGTTTGCTTGTTTTTGACGGAATGCCCTAAATTGCAATAGTTTGGAACATCTTGTATCAAATTGTTACGAAAGAATGTTTTTGTACCACCGGAGTAATTTATCCgagaatttaaagaaaaagatataaaacTAATGATTTGttaaattgagagaaaaataaagtaaaattaaaataattaaatttgattttataaacAAACATATAGGTTTTTTTACGGCAAGACAATTTTTCACTCGTAGGtttttccatattttaatTCCCATTTCCAAGGGGTAAGGCCGTATGGGCAAACGAAGTGATTACGAGAACTTTTcatagtacttaattaattgtaaAGCAGATAAGTAAGTTGTTAGCATTTATTTGAAAAGATTACGAGAACTTTCAACAGCCAATATCTATGATATagcttttttttcggtagttttttttttttaaataaaaattcggTAGGTATCATGGTATAAGTTATTCACTTTGTTAAATTTAGTCTAGGCACAACCGAATAAGAAACCGTCTCTTGATCGGGCGCCAAGCTATGGTTGGAAATATTTTCAACATATGAGGcatgtaaaatttttgatCTCTCAACATGGAGGTTACAGTATATAtgtatcttttttcttttttcttttttttataagggGGTTACAGTATATATGTATCCTAATAAAGTAAGTAAGAATATTTTGGGAGGCGAAGATTttctttcaataatttttattgagGTTGGTATGAAGCTGCTTACCCCCGGCTGCAACTCTCGACTCTGTTGGATTCGCTCCGTGCGCTCACTTCTGCTCCGCTAGTCGTACGTATATTTTGCGCTTCCTTCTGTTGCTTCCTCTCCTGGGGCTTCTGCACCCTCTCATGCGGATCTCTTGACTGCAGATTACGGTGAGACAGTGTAAGTTTGATGTTCGTCTAACCGTCGATGAGATGGTGCATGCGTTGCTTCCGGTTAGAAAATTCTGTTCATCTTCTTTCATTTGTTGACGATGATGCTCATCAATATAGCTCGAGGCATCAGAACTCCCCAGAAACATGTTGTTTCGCTTGATTCCGGTGTGTGATCTGATATCATTTTTGCTTGGAGATGTGAGTAGTGAGGCCGTTTGATTTCAGCTTCTTCGCTTTAGGAGGTGTAGAGTTGAGATCGTGATTCC
This genomic window contains:
- the LOC116202069 gene encoding endo-1,3;1,4-beta-D-glucanase-like isoform X2 — encoded protein: MSGPQCCENPPTLNPSCGSGRLEKIAGLNAYVTGLPESKLTVLLVPDVFGYEAPNLRKLADKVAAAGFYVVVPDYFYGDPYNPENAERPIAVWLKDHGHHKGFEDTKPIIEALKSQGLSPIGAAGFCWGAKVVVELAKCGLIQAAVLLHPSFVTLDDIKEVKVPISVLGAEIDRMSPPELLKQFEEALAAKPEVDSFVKIFPKVSHGWTVRYNAGDAEAVKCAEEAHLDMTEWFVKYLKF
- the LOC116202069 gene encoding endo-1,3;1,4-beta-D-glucanase-like isoform X1, with translation MSGPQCCENPPTLNPSCGSGRLEKIAGLNAYVTGLPESKLTVLLVPDVFGYEAPNLRKLADKVAAAGFYVVVPDYFYGDPYNPENAERPIAVWLKDHGHHKGFEDTKPIIEALKSQGLSPIGAAGFCWGAKVVVELAKCGLIQAAVLLHPSFVTLDDIKEVKVPISVLGAEIDRMSPPELLKQFEEALAAKPEVDSFVKIFPKVSHGWTVRYNAGDAEAVKCAEEAHLDMTEWFVKYLNECCRF